The following coding sequences are from one Arthrobacter crystallopoietes window:
- a CDS encoding TetR/AcrR family transcriptional regulator, with protein MSVDDQLPAKIRLLRAAAELLASSHGSGVSTRQITKLAGVTAPTLYHHFGTKEGLFDAVVAGGFEEYVARERKFAPTGDSLEDIKRMWDNHVQFGLSQPHLYLVMFGNIRPESRPALVADAEALMEEMLNKAAIAGKLNVPPREAARSILAANVGVTLMLISEPAEDRNLELSTMTRDSMISAISADQAHAAVAEDSGKSSVVVAAIALNAALQASHSDQLSGSELRLFLEWLHRISSSSS; from the coding sequence ATGAGTGTCGATGACCAGCTTCCGGCCAAAATCCGGTTGCTTCGGGCGGCTGCCGAGCTTTTGGCGAGTTCGCACGGTTCAGGGGTCTCTACTCGCCAGATCACCAAACTGGCGGGCGTCACTGCGCCAACGTTGTATCACCACTTCGGCACCAAGGAAGGTCTTTTCGACGCCGTCGTTGCCGGCGGTTTCGAGGAGTATGTGGCGCGGGAGCGGAAATTTGCGCCGACGGGGGATTCCCTGGAGGACATCAAGAGGATGTGGGACAACCACGTCCAGTTCGGTCTGAGCCAGCCGCACCTCTACCTGGTGATGTTCGGCAACATCCGTCCCGAGAGCCGTCCGGCCCTCGTGGCCGATGCCGAGGCACTCATGGAGGAGATGCTCAATAAGGCGGCGATCGCGGGGAAGCTCAATGTGCCGCCCCGGGAGGCAGCAAGGAGCATCCTCGCGGCCAATGTGGGCGTGACCCTCATGCTCATTTCGGAACCTGCCGAGGATCGGAATCTGGAGCTGTCCACGATGACCCGGGACTCCATGATCTCCGCTATCTCGGCCGATCAGGCCCATGCGGCTGTAGCGGAAGACTCCGGCAAGTCGTCCGTCGTCGTTGCAGCCATCGCCCTGAATGCGGCCCTCCAGGCCTCGCATTCGGACCAACTATCCGGCTCGGAATTGAGGCTCTTCCTCGAATGGCTCCACAGAATATCGAGCAGCTCGTCATGA
- a CDS encoding Flp family type IVb pilin, which yields MLAIYATLHTFITTRFTREEKGATAVEYGLIVALVAVAVAAAFVFLQPMLVGVFDKVETTVGVTVPNQ from the coding sequence ATGCTGGCTATCTACGCTACGCTTCACACTTTCATTACGACTCGCTTTACCCGCGAAGAAAAGGGCGCAACCGCCGTTGAATACGGCCTGATTGTCGCGCTGGTCGCGGTAGCAGTTGCGGCGGCTTTCGTCTTCTTGCAGCCCATGCTCGTAGGTGTTTTCGACAAGGTCGAGACCACTGTCGGCGTTACTGTACCGAATCAGTAG
- a CDS encoding TadE/TadG family type IV pilus assembly protein: MRRQSERGAVAIEFAIVLPVLLILLIGMIEFGRIFSAQIILTNAAREGARTMAITDDLNRAESAVLTTAAGLVPSLLDSDISVSADCASLDPAFPTAKFSSVVISYSVPPLTGIVGPIDVGARGVSRCEK, translated from the coding sequence ATGCGAAGACAGTCCGAGCGTGGCGCTGTTGCCATTGAATTCGCGATTGTTCTGCCGGTACTCTTAATCCTCCTTATCGGGATGATCGAATTCGGCAGGATCTTCAGCGCTCAAATCATTCTTACGAATGCCGCCCGTGAAGGTGCCAGGACAATGGCCATCACCGATGATCTCAATCGAGCAGAATCAGCTGTACTGACTACTGCCGCAGGCCTCGTCCCATCTCTTCTTGATTCTGATATATCCGTATCTGCAGACTGCGCTTCGCTTGATCCTGCTTTTCCCACTGCCAAATTCAGCAGCGTAGTCATTTCTTACAGCGTACCGCCATTGACCGGAATAGTGGGCCCGATCGACGTTGGTGCTCGTGGAGTAAGTCGATGCGAAAAATAG
- a CDS encoding TadE/TadG family type IV pilus assembly protein, with amino-acid sequence MRKIVPGDGVQKHIDNSEDRGTTAVIVAILLVILLGFAAIVIDIGRIFAERSQLQNGADSAALSVAYSCGDDSDSLDCNPSSHSAVDVANANALDGLSNLVVNVDKSSGVVKVEARAREVGQTPGFISMTFARVIGQDAVAVTASATAMWGNPVKGLPPFPVVFSKCEIQSVESLQLVRFRQQGTFSPGCAGGPPGGFGNLDQLDGRCEANVDISQLAAGSSTGNGVPANCSDLLKSWATSIQGGEYPIGLFPVYDSVSESGSKAIYNLTGFAAFEIHGWKLKQGGSEKYPELFRADYYTGLKCDKDCIGVIGKFVRHVSLDENFTVGTGGKDMGAYLVRLTD; translated from the coding sequence ATGCGAAAAATAGTTCCAGGTGACGGAGTTCAAAAGCACATCGACAACTCTGAAGATCGAGGAACCACAGCAGTCATCGTCGCCATTCTTCTCGTGATTCTCCTTGGGTTTGCCGCAATTGTGATAGATATCGGTCGCATTTTTGCTGAAAGGTCACAACTCCAAAATGGTGCTGATTCTGCCGCATTGAGCGTTGCTTATAGTTGTGGTGACGACTCCGACTCGTTGGATTGCAATCCCTCATCTCACTCAGCCGTAGACGTAGCCAATGCGAATGCTTTGGACGGTCTCAGTAACCTCGTCGTGAATGTCGATAAGTCTTCGGGCGTCGTAAAAGTTGAAGCCCGGGCGCGAGAAGTCGGACAAACTCCAGGCTTCATTTCGATGACATTCGCGAGGGTCATCGGTCAGGATGCAGTCGCTGTCACGGCCAGCGCCACCGCAATGTGGGGAAACCCCGTCAAAGGACTCCCACCGTTCCCTGTCGTATTTTCAAAGTGCGAGATCCAAAGTGTCGAATCCCTGCAGCTAGTTCGTTTTCGGCAGCAAGGGACGTTCAGTCCAGGCTGTGCCGGAGGACCGCCAGGCGGCTTTGGGAACCTTGACCAGTTGGATGGTCGCTGCGAGGCGAATGTAGATATCTCCCAACTCGCCGCAGGCAGCAGTACGGGCAATGGTGTTCCTGCCAACTGTAGCGACTTGCTGAAATCATGGGCGACGTCCATTCAAGGCGGGGAATACCCAATCGGGCTTTTCCCCGTGTATGATTCGGTGTCCGAAAGCGGAAGTAAGGCTATCTATAACCTTACTGGATTCGCAGCATTTGAAATTCATGGTTGGAAGCTCAAGCAGGGCGGAAGCGAAAAGTACCCGGAATTATTCAGGGCAGATTACTACACCGGTTTGAAGTGTGACAAAGACTGCATCGGTGTAATCGGAAAATTCGTTCGTCACGTTTCACTGGATGAGAATTTTACAGTGGGTACGGGCGGAAAAGATATGGGCGCATACCTCGTGCGCTTGACGGACTAG
- the cpaB gene encoding Flp pilus assembly protein CpaB: MKSRLFAGTAAVILALVGAMLVFTYAGNADDRAIAKLDPVGVLVVQKSVPVGTPSEELGEYLAVEALPTKAVAGSALRNLNDTAGKVTATELVPGEQLISERLVAPEELESSGAVEVPKGLHEVSFQLEPQRVAGGQIVPGDHVGVFISMEDGPSASPGPITQLALRKILVISIQRAPQPVNEAGETDTQTLPEGSMLVTVAVDDHAAQKIVFASEFGRIWLSKEPHDAKKNKPAVLQSDEVYR, from the coding sequence ATGAAGTCTCGTCTATTTGCTGGCACGGCCGCAGTCATACTCGCCCTTGTCGGGGCCATGCTCGTCTTTACATACGCAGGCAATGCTGACGATAGAGCAATAGCCAAGCTGGATCCAGTCGGCGTCTTGGTTGTTCAAAAATCAGTTCCGGTCGGCACCCCGTCCGAGGAGTTGGGTGAGTATTTGGCCGTAGAGGCCTTGCCAACCAAGGCTGTGGCGGGATCTGCGCTAAGAAACTTGAATGACACTGCGGGGAAAGTAACCGCAACGGAATTGGTTCCTGGGGAGCAACTGATTTCTGAACGACTCGTCGCTCCGGAAGAACTTGAGTCTTCGGGAGCCGTCGAAGTGCCTAAGGGGCTGCACGAAGTATCTTTCCAACTTGAACCCCAAAGAGTTGCAGGAGGACAAATTGTTCCTGGAGACCATGTCGGGGTGTTCATTTCAATGGAAGACGGACCCTCGGCTTCGCCGGGCCCAATCACTCAACTGGCCCTTCGTAAAATTCTGGTCATCTCAATCCAACGCGCTCCACAGCCCGTGAACGAAGCAGGGGAGACTGACACTCAGACGTTGCCCGAAGGCTCCATGTTGGTAACTGTTGCTGTCGACGATCATGCTGCCCAGAAGATCGTCTTCGCATCAGAGTTCGGGCGGATCTGGCTGAGCAAAGAGCCGCACGACGCGAAGAAGAACAAGCCCGCTGTTCTCCAAAGTGATGAGGTCTACCGATGA
- a CDS encoding AAA family ATPase — MSRFLLIGSDASFEQKLRLAVAGGLPGDVVAVSPESVMVHAEEFLSMISENRPEVIVLGPGLAVEDALRLATVVDVRFPGLSVVLVAETTPELVLQAMRSGVRDVMSPLTDIPSIRILLERAGQVFANRYRTASPGLSTPAEQGLVIGIFSPKGGVGKTTIAANLAVGLGKIAPMNVAVVDLDLQFGDISSALYLDPEHTMVDAVSNPASQDSMVLKAFLTVHPANIYALCAPKDPVSADLITADQVTHVLQQLTAQFKYVVVDTGPGLTEHTLAALEQCTDAVWVAGMDVSSVRSLRTGLDVLRKLELTPDTRHVVLNFADAKSGLSVQDIEASLAAPIDIAIPRSKALSYSANRGIPILQEDVKDHATKGLKALVERFDPQLRDKPRKLHRRTVIQ; from the coding sequence ATGAGCCGCTTCCTGCTGATCGGATCGGATGCGTCGTTCGAGCAGAAACTTAGACTCGCCGTCGCCGGAGGACTGCCCGGCGACGTAGTAGCGGTGAGCCCAGAATCAGTCATGGTGCACGCTGAAGAGTTCCTGTCCATGATCAGCGAAAATCGGCCGGAAGTCATTGTGCTTGGGCCTGGACTCGCCGTCGAAGATGCTCTGCGTCTGGCAACAGTTGTGGACGTCCGGTTCCCGGGACTTAGCGTTGTGCTAGTCGCGGAGACCACTCCAGAATTAGTCCTCCAAGCGATGCGTTCCGGCGTCCGTGACGTCATGAGCCCGCTAACAGATATCCCGTCGATCCGAATCCTGTTGGAGCGGGCAGGCCAAGTTTTTGCAAATAGGTATCGGACAGCTTCTCCGGGTTTGTCAACCCCTGCTGAACAAGGCCTCGTCATTGGGATTTTTTCTCCGAAGGGTGGGGTAGGCAAGACTACAATCGCCGCCAACCTCGCCGTTGGACTGGGCAAGATAGCTCCGATGAACGTCGCTGTCGTCGATTTGGATCTTCAGTTCGGTGACATATCGTCTGCACTTTATCTGGACCCCGAGCACACAATGGTGGATGCCGTGTCCAATCCAGCAAGCCAGGATTCGATGGTCCTGAAAGCATTCCTGACCGTACATCCCGCGAATATATACGCATTGTGCGCACCAAAGGATCCAGTCTCCGCCGATCTGATCACGGCCGATCAGGTAACACATGTGCTACAGCAATTGACAGCCCAGTTCAAGTACGTTGTTGTCGATACTGGACCGGGACTGACAGAACATACGTTGGCCGCTCTTGAACAGTGCACGGACGCCGTCTGGGTTGCCGGGATGGATGTTTCAAGCGTTCGGAGTTTACGGACGGGCTTGGACGTGCTTCGAAAACTCGAGTTGACTCCGGACACCCGTCATGTCGTCCTAAACTTCGCCGATGCGAAATCTGGACTGAGCGTACAAGACATTGAAGCGAGCCTAGCTGCCCCAATCGACATCGCCATCCCGCGGTCCAAGGCACTGTCATACTCAGCGAATCGTGGCATCCCGATACTACAGGAAGATGTCAAAGACCATGCGACCAAGGGCTTGAAAGCTCTAGTTGAGCGATTCGATCCGCAACTGCGGGACAAGCCTCGCAAGCTGCACAGAAGGACGGTAATCCAGTGA
- a CDS encoding CpaF family protein — translation MKLSERMSVVRNHAPSGEYVSASSNTQVPGALLEEDVHTVPVHVPRAPAASTVPIDALAGLKHRTANALFDRMGARFNDSTLTEEDLRSVAREELGQIIDEEQVPLSAEERRRLIRDVADDVMGYGPLQRFLDDPSVTEIMVNRMDQIYVERKGLVTLTDGRFSSEEHLRKVIERIVSKVGRRIDESSPLVDARLEDGSRVNAVIPPLAVNGSSLTIRKFSKVPLTVQNLISYGTMTPEMAELLDACVKAKLNILVSGGTGTGKTTLLNVLSSFLPETDRIVTIEDAVELQIQQQHVVRLESRPPNTEGKGAVTIRDLLRNSLRMRPDRIVVGEVRGGESLDMLQAMNTGHDGSLSTVHSNSPRDAVARLETLVLMAGMDLPLRAIREQIASAVDLIIQIARLRDGTRRITHVTEVQGMEGDVVTLQDAFVFDYSAGVGSDGRFLGKPIPTGIRPRFIERFEDMAIKVSPAVFGLGANATGRR, via the coding sequence GTGAAGCTTTCCGAACGCATGAGTGTTGTGCGCAATCATGCGCCTTCCGGCGAGTATGTGAGTGCGAGTTCAAACACGCAGGTACCTGGCGCGCTGCTCGAGGAAGACGTCCACACTGTGCCAGTTCATGTTCCCCGAGCACCCGCGGCTTCCACGGTACCGATCGACGCACTCGCAGGACTCAAACACCGAACTGCGAACGCATTGTTTGATCGGATGGGAGCACGTTTTAACGACTCCACGCTAACGGAGGAGGACTTACGCTCCGTCGCCCGCGAAGAACTCGGTCAGATCATCGACGAAGAGCAAGTTCCGCTTTCTGCCGAGGAACGGCGGCGCCTGATCCGAGATGTCGCGGACGACGTCATGGGGTATGGTCCGCTACAACGTTTCTTGGATGATCCGAGCGTGACCGAAATTATGGTGAACCGCATGGACCAGATTTATGTGGAACGCAAAGGGCTCGTGACGTTGACTGATGGCCGATTCAGCTCGGAAGAGCACCTGCGGAAAGTGATCGAGCGCATCGTCTCGAAGGTAGGCCGAAGAATTGACGAGTCCTCGCCGCTTGTCGACGCGCGGCTCGAGGACGGCTCGCGCGTTAACGCAGTTATCCCGCCTCTCGCCGTGAACGGGTCGTCTTTGACCATCCGGAAATTCAGCAAGGTCCCTTTGACGGTCCAAAACCTCATTAGCTACGGCACTATGACCCCTGAGATGGCTGAACTACTCGATGCATGCGTCAAAGCGAAGCTAAATATCCTTGTCTCCGGCGGTACGGGCACGGGCAAGACCACTCTCCTGAATGTCCTGTCCTCTTTCTTACCGGAAACGGACCGCATCGTTACGATCGAAGATGCCGTCGAGCTGCAGATCCAGCAGCAGCATGTGGTCCGTTTGGAGAGCCGGCCCCCGAATACAGAAGGCAAGGGCGCTGTGACCATTCGCGATCTGCTGCGCAACTCGCTTCGTATGCGCCCGGACCGCATTGTAGTCGGCGAGGTCCGTGGAGGAGAATCTTTGGACATGCTCCAGGCTATGAATACAGGCCACGACGGCTCGCTCTCCACCGTGCACTCGAATTCGCCCCGCGACGCCGTCGCCCGTCTGGAAACTCTGGTCCTCATGGCTGGTATGGATCTCCCATTACGCGCCATACGGGAGCAAATCGCTTCCGCAGTGGACTTGATTATCCAGATTGCTCGACTGCGTGATGGCACACGACGGATCACTCACGTCACGGAAGTCCAAGGAATGGAAGGCGACGTGGTCACACTTCAGGACGCCTTCGTTTTCGATTATTCCGCTGGCGTGGGCAGCGATGGCAGGTTCCTCGGCAAGCCGATACCGACGGGTATTCGCCCCCGTTTCATTGAGCGCTTCGAAGATATGGCCATCAAAGTTTCTCCGGCTGTCTTCGGACTTGGCGCAAACGCGACAGGTCGTCGATGA
- a CDS encoding type II secretion system F family protein — translation MTMGSLLVIGTALILSAALLSVFALQPHGGGIPRDRRRPFEEESTSQLSRFAGSAVRFVEGLLTHYPIRLYRRELLELAGLKLSQADYIILVGSGTLVLGLMCMLLGGVGLALLIAILTPFAAHVLVTVLINQRRTKFNAQLSDTLQLLTGGLRAGHSILRAIDAAAAEADSPTSEEMHRIVTETSLGKDLLHSLNDTSTRMASEDFMWIAQAIQINREVGGDLAEVLDQVSGTIRERTEIKGQIKALAAEGKMSAYILMALPIGIVTLLSVVNPAYIGVLFTEPLGWLLIGVSIVLMIIGALWLRKIIDLKF, via the coding sequence ATGACTATGGGCTCGCTCTTGGTCATTGGCACCGCACTAATCCTAAGTGCGGCACTCCTAAGTGTCTTTGCTCTTCAGCCACACGGCGGTGGCATTCCGAGGGATCGTCGTCGACCATTCGAAGAGGAATCGACTTCCCAGCTTTCGCGGTTTGCAGGGTCCGCCGTCCGGTTTGTTGAAGGGCTGTTGACTCACTATCCCATCCGGCTCTACCGCCGGGAACTACTGGAGCTCGCGGGCCTCAAGCTGAGCCAAGCGGATTACATCATCCTTGTAGGTTCCGGCACTTTGGTCTTGGGTCTGATGTGCATGCTCTTAGGAGGAGTAGGTCTCGCGCTCTTGATTGCCATACTGACGCCGTTTGCAGCACATGTGCTCGTGACGGTGCTCATTAATCAACGTCGTACCAAGTTCAATGCCCAGTTGAGTGATACGTTACAGCTACTGACCGGAGGCCTGCGGGCGGGCCACAGCATCCTCCGGGCAATTGATGCAGCTGCCGCCGAAGCTGACAGTCCTACTTCCGAGGAGATGCACCGCATCGTAACGGAGACCAGCTTGGGCAAGGACCTCCTCCATTCGTTGAACGACACCTCCACACGAATGGCTAGCGAGGACTTTATGTGGATCGCTCAGGCTATCCAGATCAACCGAGAGGTCGGTGGAGATCTGGCAGAGGTACTCGATCAGGTAAGCGGCACTATCCGCGAGCGTACTGAGATCAAGGGACAGATCAAAGCCTTAGCGGCTGAGGGAAAAATGTCCGCCTACATTCTGATGGCGCTCCCCATTGGCATTGTCACCCTGCTTAGCGTCGTCAATCCCGCTTACATCGGTGTCCTGTTTACCGAGCCGCTTGGCTGGCTGTTGATAGGCGTATCAATCGTTCTGATGATTATCGGCGCTCTATGGTTGCGCAAGATCATCGACCTGAAGTTCTGA
- a CDS encoding type II secretion system F family protein: protein MNLLVVTGALLICCSVTYVAWALLAHDKKGLHAVRANLRRGFEAEGPSSRRDLGPLYQLGERLTPSGYAKKLDQFLALAGRPATMPLNRLLAAKPALAGLGALLAFLMIKTSPTSTTVFLGIFLTLLGYFAPDLMLYSKGLERQQSIQMQLANTLDQMLISVEAGLGFEAAMARAGANGKGPLAEELVRTLQDMQVGRSRRESYLALADRTNVPELRSFVKTIVQADAYGIALSGVLRTQAKVMRVKRRQRAEEKAMKLPVKVLFPLLFFIFPVLFIVVMGPAVLNLMDTFSGS from the coding sequence ATGAATCTACTCGTTGTGACAGGCGCACTACTCATTTGCTGCTCCGTGACGTATGTCGCGTGGGCCCTCTTGGCTCACGACAAGAAGGGGTTGCATGCGGTACGAGCCAATCTTAGGCGTGGTTTCGAAGCCGAGGGCCCCTCAAGCCGCCGTGATCTGGGACCTCTGTATCAGCTCGGCGAACGACTAACACCTTCCGGTTATGCCAAGAAGCTGGACCAGTTTTTGGCCCTGGCAGGCCGCCCCGCGACGATGCCGTTGAATAGACTGCTGGCGGCGAAGCCCGCATTGGCTGGTTTGGGTGCACTTCTGGCGTTCCTCATGATCAAGACCAGCCCTACGTCAACCACGGTCTTTCTTGGGATCTTCCTGACTCTGTTGGGCTACTTCGCTCCGGATCTGATGCTCTACAGCAAAGGCCTTGAACGCCAGCAGTCCATACAGATGCAACTAGCGAATACCCTCGACCAAATGCTTATCTCAGTAGAAGCCGGGCTCGGATTTGAAGCTGCTATGGCCCGCGCCGGCGCCAACGGTAAAGGGCCGTTGGCCGAAGAACTGGTGCGAACGTTGCAAGACATGCAAGTAGGTCGAAGCCGTCGTGAATCTTATCTTGCCTTGGCGGACAGAACCAATGTCCCTGAACTGCGCAGTTTTGTTAAGACTATTGTGCAGGCCGATGCCTACGGGATTGCACTTAGTGGCGTACTGAGGACGCAGGCAAAGGTCATGCGCGTCAAGCGGCGCCAGCGAGCTGAAGAAAAGGCAATGAAGCTGCCCGTCAAGGTCCTCTTTCCTCTACTCTTCTTCATATTCCCGGTGCTGTTCATAGTCGTTATGGGCCCCGCAGTCCTGAATCTCATGGATACGTTCTCGGGGTCTTGA
- a CDS encoding prepilin peptidase gives MPLALLSGFLCGLLVWIFDVAPILPALLYLAVLGVLLGAIDARHKLLPNRLVLPFLLGALCLLGIASLISGTWLLFLGGVLGGAAMFVVYLIMALIKPGGMGMGDVKLAAVVGLYAGYLGLNAWLLVLVGAFILNAVAILVLMLGKVLTRKLEIPFGPSMIAATLMVPLVSGVG, from the coding sequence ATGCCGCTGGCATTGCTGTCCGGGTTCTTGTGCGGGCTGCTGGTGTGGATTTTCGACGTTGCCCCAATACTGCCGGCGCTTTTGTACCTTGCGGTGCTGGGAGTGCTGCTTGGTGCGATCGATGCCCGGCATAAGTTGCTGCCGAACCGGCTTGTCTTGCCGTTCTTGCTCGGAGCACTCTGTCTGCTCGGGATCGCCAGCCTGATAAGCGGTACATGGCTGCTGTTCCTCGGCGGCGTGCTGGGTGGGGCGGCCATGTTCGTCGTCTACCTGATCATGGCGCTGATCAAACCGGGCGGAATGGGGATGGGGGACGTGAAGTTGGCAGCCGTCGTCGGGCTTTATGCGGGCTACCTTGGGCTGAACGCTTGGTTGCTGGTGCTGGTCGGGGCGTTTATATTGAACGCGGTGGCCATACTGGTCCTCATGCTTGGCAAGGTGCTGACTCGGAAATTAGAGATCCCGTTCGGCCCTTCGATGATTGCGGCAACGCTGATGGTGCCGCTGGTTTCAGGAGTCGGTTGA
- a CDS encoding Rieske 2Fe-2S domain-containing protein — translation MKMLHQVVDTVEGLEFLDKIAEPYAAIVHRVLKPQILRNVLSGTYVGHALHPLLTDLPIGAWTMATLLDGVGGESSEPAADLLVMAGIATAIPTAASGSNDWSDTQGKERRIGLLHALSNSTAVSLYTASLIARKKGNRRAGKVLGLAGFGVLMAGGYLGGHLSYSKGVNVNRTAWRDGPTDWQAVLAEAELREGDLRKVDLDGVSVVLYRDGGQIHALDSVCSHMGGPLEEGTVSDGCVTCPWHGSTFRLSDGGIVRGPASNPQPVYEARVIDGGIEVRRSTDS, via the coding sequence ATGAAGATGCTGCATCAGGTAGTGGACACGGTGGAAGGCCTCGAATTCCTGGACAAGATTGCTGAACCGTATGCTGCGATCGTTCACCGGGTATTGAAGCCGCAAATCCTGCGAAATGTGCTCAGCGGTACCTACGTGGGGCACGCCTTGCATCCGCTACTGACCGACCTCCCCATCGGCGCGTGGACTATGGCCACCCTGCTTGATGGTGTCGGCGGAGAGTCTTCCGAACCGGCGGCTGATCTGTTGGTCATGGCCGGGATTGCCACAGCTATTCCGACTGCTGCATCCGGTTCTAACGACTGGTCCGATACGCAGGGCAAGGAGCGCCGGATCGGACTGTTGCATGCACTGTCGAACTCGACAGCTGTGAGCCTTTACACAGCATCACTCATTGCCCGCAAGAAGGGAAACCGCCGAGCAGGCAAGGTTCTCGGATTGGCCGGCTTCGGGGTCCTAATGGCCGGAGGCTACCTCGGAGGCCACCTGTCCTACTCCAAGGGCGTCAACGTCAACCGCACCGCCTGGCGCGATGGGCCAACCGATTGGCAGGCCGTGCTTGCGGAGGCGGAACTAAGGGAGGGAGATCTGCGAAAGGTGGATCTGGACGGGGTGTCCGTGGTGCTCTACCGTGACGGCGGTCAGATTCATGCCCTGGATAGCGTATGCAGCCACATGGGCGGCCCGCTGGAAGAGGGAACTGTCAGCGACGGCTGTGTCACCTGTCCCTGGCATGGCAGCACGTTCCGGTTGTCCGACGGCGGCATCGTCCGCGGCCCGGCGAGCAATCCGCAGCCGGTCTATGAAGCGCGCGTCATCGACGGCGGGATCGAAGTCCGCCGCTCAACCGACTCCTGA
- a CDS encoding tRNA pseudouridine synthase A, translated as MHSQKPVVPQPDSGLLRVRMNLAYDGGPFSGWAIQPGLLTVQGALEEALATLLRRPIRLTVAGRTDAGVHARGQVVHFDLEPGEWESLARGKMIDPSASLLRRLRGVVTKVLGGRVGAPVPYRDLAGAIEVHTAELAPIGFDARFSALWRRYSYRIADRAESWDPLTRNITLWHKHALDVDALNSAAERILGVNDYLSFCKPRQFSTTIRELQDFSFTRNNDGVVVATVRADAFCHNMVRALIGASLTVGAGEERPEWLHERLVAKVRDSKTILAPPHPLILEEVKYPDDAALSGRAEQTRALRTSED; from the coding sequence ATGCATTCCCAGAAGCCCGTTGTCCCGCAACCGGACAGCGGGCTTCTGCGTGTCCGGATGAATTTGGCGTACGACGGCGGTCCCTTCAGCGGGTGGGCAATCCAACCGGGATTGCTGACCGTCCAGGGGGCGCTGGAAGAAGCGCTTGCCACGCTGCTGCGCCGGCCCATCCGGCTGACCGTGGCCGGCCGCACCGACGCCGGCGTCCACGCCCGCGGCCAGGTGGTGCACTTCGACCTGGAACCGGGGGAGTGGGAGTCACTGGCCCGGGGCAAGATGATCGATCCGTCGGCCTCCCTGCTGCGCCGGCTGCGCGGCGTCGTTACCAAGGTCCTCGGCGGCCGCGTCGGTGCGCCGGTGCCGTACCGCGATCTCGCCGGCGCCATCGAAGTCCACACCGCCGAGCTGGCCCCGATCGGATTCGACGCGCGGTTCTCCGCCCTCTGGCGCCGGTACAGCTACCGCATTGCTGACCGCGCCGAGAGCTGGGATCCGCTGACCCGCAACATTACCCTCTGGCACAAGCACGCCCTCGACGTCGACGCGCTGAACTCCGCGGCGGAGCGCATTCTGGGGGTGAACGACTACTTGTCCTTCTGCAAGCCGCGCCAGTTCTCCACCACCATCCGCGAACTTCAGGACTTCAGTTTCACCCGGAATAACGACGGCGTAGTCGTCGCCACCGTGCGCGCCGACGCCTTCTGCCACAACATGGTCCGGGCCCTGATCGGTGCCTCGCTGACGGTCGGGGCAGGGGAGGAGCGCCCGGAGTGGCTGCACGAGCGCCTCGTCGCCAAGGTCCGGGACTCCAAAACCATACTGGCCCCGCCGCATCCGCTCATCCTCGAAGAAGTGAAATACCCGGACGACGCCGCGCTCTCCGGCCGCGCCGAGCAGACCCGGGCCCTTCGCACTTCCGAAGACTGA
- the rplQ gene encoding 50S ribosomal protein L17 yields MPTPAKGPRLGGGPAHERLMLANLAAALFEHKRITTTVTKAKRLRPYAERLVTFAKRGDLASRRRVLSLISNKGIVHELFTDIATAVENRDGGYTRITKIGNRKGDNAPMAVIELVLDPVSPKQAVVAEAEKAAAKSAPAPVEEEAVSAESASSASAESADSPASAPSAPSAEEAAEASEADEKK; encoded by the coding sequence ATGCCTACCCCCGCTAAGGGTCCGCGCCTCGGAGGCGGTCCGGCTCACGAGCGACTGATGCTCGCCAACCTGGCCGCTGCTCTGTTCGAGCACAAGCGCATCACCACCACCGTTACCAAGGCAAAGCGTCTGCGTCCGTACGCCGAGCGCCTGGTCACCTTCGCCAAGCGCGGAGACCTGGCCTCGCGCCGTCGCGTGCTGTCCCTGATCAGCAACAAGGGCATCGTCCACGAGCTGTTCACCGACATCGCTACCGCCGTCGAGAACCGTGATGGTGGCTACACCCGCATCACCAAGATCGGCAACCGCAAGGGCGATAACGCTCCCATGGCTGTCATCGAACTGGTCCTGGATCCGGTTTCCCCGAAGCAGGCCGTCGTGGCCGAAGCTGAGAAGGCTGCCGCCAAGTCCGCTCCCGCTCCGGTTGAGGAAGAGGCCGTCTCGGCCGAATCCGCATCCTCCGCTTCGGCTGAGTCGGCTGACTCGCCGGCTTCCGCTCCCTCGGCTCCTTCCGCCGAAGAAGCTGCTGAGGCTTCGGAAGCCGACGAGAAGAAGTAA